From a region of the Sphingopyxis sp. YR583 genome:
- a CDS encoding YwqG family protein, producing the protein MRKILIPAALALAGALGCTPETQAEPTMQNMLRDPAVAEFAAWQKKHSLPAIDLEPAGPAPATPAGTRIGGPVWLATGEAWPADAGGRPMSFLAQVDFAELPPLPDYPTSGVLQFFIARDDLYGANFEKPEAGKFRVIWRETMGGPGKLHFGRPSGDHGIDDYSPLADATVARGIALKPKRTDQFPSVESWLAERDLETLLNDRTKGDRIYDFAEKQNELAVQGHHVGGHPGFTQSDWRSSPPYQDVDRVLLNLWSDDHIMWGDSGQGQFMIRREDLLKRDFSKIFYQWDCY; encoded by the coding sequence ATGCGAAAGATACTGATCCCCGCCGCATTGGCATTGGCAGGCGCGTTGGGCTGCACACCTGAAACACAGGCCGAGCCGACGATGCAGAACATGCTGCGCGATCCGGCGGTGGCCGAATTTGCCGCGTGGCAGAAAAAGCACAGCCTCCCCGCCATCGATCTCGAACCGGCGGGTCCCGCGCCCGCGACCCCAGCCGGCACGCGCATCGGTGGCCCGGTCTGGCTGGCGACAGGTGAAGCCTGGCCCGCCGACGCGGGAGGGCGGCCGATGTCTTTCCTCGCACAGGTCGATTTCGCCGAACTGCCGCCGCTGCCCGACTATCCGACCAGCGGCGTCCTGCAATTCTTCATCGCCCGCGACGATCTCTATGGGGCGAATTTCGAAAAGCCCGAGGCCGGCAAGTTCCGCGTCATCTGGCGCGAGACGATGGGAGGCCCCGGCAAGCTGCACTTTGGACGGCCCTCGGGCGACCACGGGATCGACGATTACTCACCGCTTGCCGACGCCACGGTCGCGCGCGGCATCGCGCTGAAACCGAAGCGAACCGATCAGTTTCCCTCGGTCGAATCCTGGCTCGCCGAACGCGATCTCGAAACGCTGCTGAACGATCGCACCAAAGGCGACCGCATCTATGATTTTGCCGAAAAGCAGAATGAGCTGGCGGTTCAGGGCCATCATGTCGGCGGCCATCCCGGCTTTACCCAGTCAGACTGGCGTTCGAGCCCGCCCTATCAGGACGTCGACCGCGTCCTCCTCAACCTGTGGAGCGACGACCATATCATGTGGGGCGATTCGGGGCAGGGTCAGTTCATGATCCGGCGCGAAGACCTGCTGAAGCGCGACTTCAGCAAGATCTTCTACCAATGGGACTGCTACTGA
- a CDS encoding L-piperidine-6-carboxylate dehydrogenase, translating to MVQLGQEIAGLLDRLGVDRARWTDGSMPAVTPLTGERLGMVEVADSAAIDEALDRATAAFRRWRDVPAPRRGELVRLWGEELRAAKDDLAKLVTIEAGKVPSEGAGEVQEMIDICDFAVGLSRQLYGLTIATERPGHRMMEVWHPLGVVGVISAFNFPVAVWAWNAAVALVCGNSVVWKPSEKTPLTALATQAIFERALARFGDAPEGVAQLLVGGREAGEALVDDKRVALVSATGSTRMGRAVAPRLAGRFARAILELGGNNGVIVAPSADLDLALRGVAFGAMGTAGQRCTTTRRLFLHDSIYDGFVARLKAAYASVGVGNPLEGEVLVGPLIDRAAYEMMQDALTAAEAAGGVVHGGKRVGEGESFYVKPALVEMPGQVGPVLEETFAPILYVMRYYDLDAVIELHNDVAAGLSSAIFTTDMREAERFLVASDCGIANVNLGTSGAEIGGAFGGEKETGGGRESGSDSWKAYMRRATNTLNYSDALPLAQGVSFDI from the coding sequence ATGGTTCAACTGGGCCAAGAGATAGCTGGCCTGCTCGACCGGCTGGGCGTCGACCGCGCGCGGTGGACCGACGGGTCGATGCCCGCGGTGACGCCGTTGACGGGCGAACGGCTGGGCATGGTCGAGGTCGCCGACTCCGCGGCGATCGATGAGGCGCTTGATCGTGCGACGGCCGCCTTTCGTCGTTGGCGCGATGTGCCGGCGCCGCGGCGCGGCGAACTCGTCCGCCTGTGGGGCGAGGAACTCCGCGCCGCGAAGGACGATCTGGCGAAATTGGTGACGATCGAGGCGGGCAAGGTCCCGTCCGAGGGCGCGGGCGAAGTGCAGGAGATGATCGACATCTGCGATTTCGCGGTTGGGCTTTCGCGCCAGCTTTACGGCCTGACGATCGCGACCGAACGGCCAGGGCACCGGATGATGGAGGTCTGGCATCCGCTCGGCGTTGTCGGGGTGATTTCCGCGTTCAATTTCCCCGTCGCGGTATGGGCGTGGAACGCGGCGGTCGCGCTGGTGTGCGGCAACAGCGTGGTGTGGAAGCCGTCGGAAAAGACGCCGCTGACCGCACTGGCGACGCAGGCGATTTTCGAGCGAGCGCTGGCGCGCTTCGGTGATGCGCCCGAAGGAGTGGCACAGCTGCTGGTCGGTGGGCGCGAGGCGGGCGAGGCGTTGGTCGACGACAAGCGCGTCGCGTTGGTGTCGGCGACCGGCTCGACGCGGATGGGGCGTGCGGTGGCCCCGCGACTGGCCGGGCGTTTCGCACGGGCGATCCTCGAGCTGGGGGGAAACAACGGCGTAATCGTCGCACCGTCGGCCGACCTCGACCTTGCGCTGCGCGGCGTCGCGTTCGGCGCGATGGGAACCGCGGGACAGCGCTGTACGACGACGCGACGGTTGTTCCTGCACGACAGCATCTATGACGGTTTCGTCGCGAGGCTGAAGGCGGCCTATGCCAGCGTCGGCGTCGGCAACCCGCTCGAGGGCGAGGTACTTGTGGGCCCGCTGATCGATCGCGCGGCCTATGAGATGATGCAGGACGCGTTGACGGCCGCCGAAGCCGCGGGCGGGGTCGTTCATGGCGGCAAGCGGGTGGGTGAGGGTGAAAGCTTCTATGTGAAGCCCGCGCTCGTCGAGATGCCGGGGCAGGTCGGACCGGTGCTGGAGGAGACGTTCGCGCCGATCCTCTATGTGATGCGCTATTATGATCTCGATGCGGTGATCGAGCTGCACAACGATGTTGCGGCCGGACTGTCGTCGGCGATCTTCACCACCGACATGCGCGAGGCCGAACGTTTTCTCGTGGCGAGCGACTGCGGTATCGCGAACGTCAATCTTGGCACTTCGGGCGCAGAGATCGGCGGGGCGTTCGGGGGCGAGAAGGAAACCGGCGGCGGACGCGAGAGCGGATCCGACAGCTGGAAGGCCTATATGCGCCGCGCGACCAACACGCTGAACTATTCGGACGCGCTGCCGTTGGCGCAGGGCGTGTCGTTCGACATCTGA
- the acs gene encoding acetate--CoA ligase, whose amino-acid sequence MSDLPPSEPLVPVPADAAANTHCTADDYDRLYAQSIDDPDSFWADQAKRIDWIKAPTKIANWSYDPVEIKWYEDGILNLCHNAVDRHVAAGHGDRTAIIFEPDAPDGETRTISYKALLADVIRFANTLKKMGVQKGDRVTIYMPMIPEGAVAMLACARIGAVHSVVFGGFSPEAIHGRIEDCASDWVICADEGLRGGKVVPLKANVDKALERVDVKAALVIAHTGGDVAMKEGRDHWYDALSADVGADCPCEPMGAEDPLFILYTSGSTGKPKGVLHTVGGYSVWTASTFYYGFDYRPGEIFWCSADIGWVTGHSYVVYGPLQNGATTLMFEGVPNYPDHDRFWQVVDKHRVNILYTAPTAIRALMREGDEYVTRHDLSSIRLLGSVGEPINPEAWRWYHQVVGKGRVPVIDTWWQTETGGIMITTLPGAHPMQPGSAGRPFFGIRPELVDAEGAVLVNEQTGGASEGNLCITHSWPGQARTIYGDHQRFAETYFSTYKGKYFTGDGCRRDADGYWRITGRVDDVINVSGHRMGTAEVESALVLHDLVAEAAVVGFPHDIKGQGIYAYVTLNAGVEASAEVEAALKQQVRKEIGPIATPDHIHLTPGLPKTRSGKIMRRILRKIAENDFGSLGDTSTLADPSLVDGLIEGRKNR is encoded by the coding sequence GTGTCCGACCTGCCCCCCTCCGAACCGCTGGTTCCGGTTCCCGCCGACGCCGCGGCGAACACCCATTGCACCGCCGACGATTACGACCGGCTTTACGCGCAGAGCATCGACGACCCCGACAGCTTCTGGGCCGATCAGGCGAAGCGCATCGACTGGATCAAGGCGCCGACGAAAATCGCGAACTGGTCCTACGACCCTGTCGAGATCAAATGGTATGAGGACGGTATCCTCAACCTTTGCCACAATGCCGTCGACCGCCATGTTGCCGCCGGCCATGGCGACCGGACCGCGATCATCTTCGAACCCGACGCACCCGACGGCGAGACGCGGACGATCAGCTACAAGGCGCTGCTCGCCGATGTCATCCGTTTCGCAAACACACTGAAGAAAATGGGCGTCCAGAAGGGCGACCGCGTTACCATCTATATGCCGATGATCCCCGAGGGCGCGGTGGCGATGCTCGCCTGCGCGCGCATCGGCGCGGTGCATAGCGTCGTCTTCGGCGGCTTCTCGCCCGAGGCGATCCACGGCCGCATCGAGGATTGCGCGAGCGACTGGGTGATCTGCGCCGACGAGGGGCTACGCGGCGGCAAGGTGGTTCCGCTGAAGGCCAATGTCGACAAGGCGCTTGAGCGCGTCGACGTCAAGGCCGCGCTCGTCATCGCGCACACTGGCGGCGACGTCGCGATGAAGGAAGGCCGCGACCATTGGTACGACGCGCTATCGGCCGATGTCGGCGCCGACTGCCCGTGCGAACCGATGGGTGCCGAAGACCCGCTGTTCATCCTCTACACCTCGGGCTCGACCGGCAAACCCAAGGGCGTGCTCCACACCGTCGGCGGCTATTCGGTCTGGACGGCGAGCACCTTCTACTACGGCTTCGATTATCGCCCCGGCGAGATCTTCTGGTGCAGCGCCGACATCGGTTGGGTCACCGGCCACAGCTACGTCGTCTACGGCCCGCTTCAGAACGGCGCGACGACTTTGATGTTCGAGGGCGTGCCCAACTATCCCGATCATGACCGCTTCTGGCAGGTCGTCGACAAGCATCGGGTCAACATTCTCTATACCGCACCGACCGCGATCCGCGCGCTGATGCGGGAGGGCGACGAGTATGTGACACGCCACGATCTGTCGTCGATCCGTCTGCTCGGCAGCGTCGGCGAGCCGATCAATCCCGAGGCGTGGCGCTGGTATCATCAGGTCGTGGGCAAAGGCCGCGTCCCGGTCATCGACACATGGTGGCAGACCGAGACGGGCGGCATCATGATCACCACCCTGCCGGGCGCGCATCCGATGCAGCCAGGCAGCGCCGGACGTCCCTTCTTCGGCATCCGCCCCGAGCTCGTCGATGCCGAGGGCGCCGTCCTCGTCAACGAACAGACGGGCGGCGCGTCCGAAGGCAATCTTTGCATCACGCATAGCTGGCCGGGGCAGGCGCGGACGATCTATGGCGACCATCAGCGTTTCGCCGAGACCTATTTCTCGACCTACAAGGGCAAATATTTCACCGGCGACGGCTGCCGCCGCGATGCCGACGGCTACTGGCGGATCACCGGCCGCGTCGACGATGTCATCAACGTCTCGGGCCACCGCATGGGCACCGCCGAGGTCGAAAGCGCGCTCGTCCTCCATGATCTCGTCGCGGAGGCCGCGGTCGTCGGTTTCCCGCACGACATCAAGGGTCAGGGCATCTACGCCTATGTGACGCTCAACGCCGGGGTCGAGGCATCGGCCGAGGTCGAAGCGGCGCTCAAGCAGCAGGTCCGCAAGGAAATCGGCCCGATCGCGACGCCCGACCATATCCACCTCACCCCCGGACTGCCCAAGACGCGGTCGGGCAAGATCATGCGCCGCATCCTGCGCAAGATCGCCGAGAATGATTTCGGATCGCTGGGCGACACCTCGACGCTCGCCGACCCGAGCCTCGTCGACGGCCTGATCGAAGGACGCAAAAACCGCTGA
- a CDS encoding serine hydrolase domain-containing protein: MSRWIAAALVLMVSPAAAEEASFDKALGDFRELHRAEMRRAKVAGSSFYVVRDGRTVAADHLGEQDVDAHVPVNADTIYHWASITKTMTGIAIMQLRDRGLLSLDDPIVKYVPELAAVHNPYGGTDAITLRQLMSHSAGFRSGTWPWRDQDWQPFEPKGWAQLAAMLPYTRVEFKPGSRFGYSNPGIVYLGQVIERLSGEDYEVYIDKNILKPLGMYASYFDRTPPHLLPHRSHSYYIQDGRRVAAPFDVDTGVTVSNGGLNAPMPDMAKYAAFLLGDPARQAEYDLVLKRSSIEEMWQPQISAGEDFTQGRMSKTTQSGLSFFLDRSGGVRFVGHNGDQNGFRAYLSLCPDQRLGSLLAFNTETRGVENSEANRKTAESRVALATDALCGAVAGSPR, encoded by the coding sequence ATGTCGCGCTGGATAGCTGCTGCACTTGTTCTGATGGTCAGTCCGGCGGCGGCCGAGGAGGCGAGCTTCGACAAGGCGCTTGGCGACTTTCGCGAACTGCATCGCGCTGAGATGCGCCGCGCGAAGGTCGCAGGAAGCAGCTTTTATGTCGTGCGCGATGGGCGGACCGTTGCGGCCGACCATCTGGGCGAGCAGGATGTCGACGCGCATGTGCCCGTCAATGCCGACACCATTTATCATTGGGCGTCGATCACCAAGACGATGACCGGGATTGCTATCATGCAGCTTCGCGATCGCGGGCTGCTGTCGCTCGACGATCCGATCGTCAAATATGTGCCCGAACTCGCGGCGGTGCATAATCCTTACGGCGGCACGGACGCGATCACGCTGCGCCAGTTGATGAGCCACAGCGCGGGCTTTCGCAGCGGAACCTGGCCGTGGCGCGACCAGGACTGGCAGCCGTTCGAGCCGAAAGGCTGGGCGCAGCTCGCGGCGATGCTGCCGTACACGCGGGTCGAGTTCAAACCCGGCAGCCGCTTCGGCTATTCGAACCCCGGCATCGTCTATCTGGGGCAGGTTATCGAGCGGCTCTCGGGTGAAGATTATGAAGTCTATATCGACAAGAACATCCTGAAGCCGCTGGGTATGTATGCGAGCTATTTCGACCGCACGCCGCCGCACTTGCTGCCGCATCGGTCGCATAGCTATTACATCCAGGATGGGCGGCGGGTCGCGGCGCCGTTCGATGTCGATACCGGGGTGACGGTGTCGAACGGCGGGCTCAACGCGCCGATGCCCGATATGGCGAAATATGCGGCCTTCCTGCTCGGCGATCCGGCGCGCCAGGCCGAATATGATCTGGTGCTGAAACGCTCTTCGATCGAGGAAATGTGGCAGCCGCAGATTTCGGCGGGCGAGGATTTCACGCAGGGCCGCATGTCGAAGACGACGCAGAGCGGCTTGTCCTTCTTTCTGGATCGCAGCGGCGGGGTGCGCTTCGTCGGGCACAATGGCGACCAGAACGGCTTTCGCGCCTATCTCAGCCTCTGTCCCGATCAGCGCCTTGGCAGCTTGCTGGCGTTCAATACCGAGACCCGCGGGGTCGAGAATAGCGAAGCCAATCGCAAGACGGCGGAATCGCGCGTCGCGCTGGCGACCGACGCCCTGTGTGGAGCCGTCGCGGGTTCGCCGCGTTAA
- a CDS encoding peptidase has protein sequence MTYCVGMRLNKGLVFMSDTRTNAGVDDISQVRKMRSWHVPGERVITLMSAGNLATTQAVVSLLDERTKAPEERHPSILAAPSMFAVATIIGETLRHIVMRHNDEGQSAADSLFRASLIVGGQIKGAEPRLFLIYPEGNFIEAGEDNPFFQIGETKYGRPIIVRSYDPTMSFEDAVKLLCVSFDSTIRANAGVDLPIDLKVHERDDFSTVRERRFERNDPYFESVADGWAEALGIALAELPDFHF, from the coding sequence ATGACTTATTGCGTTGGCATGCGTTTGAACAAGGGGCTGGTGTTCATGTCGGACACCCGCACCAACGCGGGTGTCGACGACATCTCGCAGGTCCGCAAGATGCGCAGCTGGCATGTTCCGGGCGAGCGCGTGATCACGCTGATGTCGGCGGGCAATCTCGCGACGACGCAGGCGGTGGTCAGCCTGCTCGACGAGCGTACCAAGGCCCCCGAGGAACGCCATCCGTCGATCCTCGCCGCGCCATCGATGTTCGCGGTCGCGACGATAATCGGCGAAACGCTGCGCCACATCGTGATGCGCCACAATGACGAAGGCCAATCGGCGGCGGATTCGCTGTTCCGCGCCTCGCTGATCGTCGGCGGGCAGATCAAGGGCGCCGAGCCACGGCTTTTCCTGATCTATCCCGAAGGCAATTTCATCGAAGCGGGTGAAGACAACCCGTTTTTCCAGATCGGCGAGACGAAATACGGCCGCCCGATCATCGTGCGCTCTTATGATCCGACGATGTCGTTCGAGGATGCGGTGAAGCTGCTTTGCGTGTCATTCGATTCGACGATCCGAGCGAATGCGGGTGTCGATCTGCCGATCGACCTCAAGGTCCACGAGCGCGACGATTTCTCGACCGTGCGTGAGCGCCGTTTCGAGCGCAACGATCCCTATTTCGAGAGCGTCGCCGACGGCTGGGCCGAGGCGCTGGGGATCGCGTTGGCGGAGCTTCCCGACTTTCATTTCTGA
- a CDS encoding transglutaminase family protein, producing MRLRVDHSTHYHFDGHVAYALQQLKLTPKERPGQQLIHNWSIEIEGGAQQLHYTDHHGNGVDLVSVNSGASELLIRCTGEVELVTWDGVIGSHRGAMPLWTFLRPTPLTRAGRGVRSLTAELGRDFANEIERAHALSALILAKLPYRIGVTDAETTAEQAFAGEGGVCQDHAHIFIAAMRHLGHPARYVSGYLMMNDRTHQDATHGWAEAYFEHIGWIGFDVSNGHSPDQRYIRVATGLDYRDAAPVRGMRYGAAQENLVVQLQVQQ from the coding sequence ATGCGCCTTCGTGTCGACCATAGCACGCACTATCATTTCGACGGCCATGTCGCCTATGCGCTCCAGCAATTGAAGCTGACGCCGAAGGAACGCCCGGGGCAGCAACTGATCCACAACTGGTCGATCGAGATCGAGGGCGGCGCGCAGCAGCTCCATTATACCGATCATCACGGCAATGGCGTCGATCTGGTGTCGGTGAACAGCGGCGCGAGCGAACTTCTCATCCGCTGCACCGGCGAGGTCGAACTGGTGACATGGGACGGCGTGATCGGATCGCATCGCGGCGCGATGCCGCTCTGGACCTTTCTCCGTCCAACGCCGCTGACGCGGGCCGGGCGCGGCGTGCGTTCGCTCACCGCCGAACTGGGACGTGATTTTGCGAACGAGATCGAGCGAGCGCATGCGCTTTCGGCGCTGATCCTCGCAAAATTGCCTTACCGCATCGGCGTCACCGATGCCGAGACGACCGCCGAACAGGCGTTCGCCGGCGAGGGCGGCGTGTGCCAGGATCATGCGCATATCTTCATCGCCGCGATGCGCCATCTCGGCCACCCGGCGCGTTATGTATCGGGCTATCTGATGATGAACGACCGGACGCATCAGGATGCAACCCACGGCTGGGCCGAGGCGTATTTCGAGCATATCGGCTGGATCGGTTTCGACGTGAGCAACGGCCACTCGCCCGACCAGCGCTATATTCGTGTCGCGACGGGCCTCGATTATCGCGACGCCGCCCCGGTTCGCGGGATGCGCTATGGTGCAGCGCAGGAAAATCTGGTTGTCCAATTGCAGGTCCAGCAATAA
- a CDS encoding alpha-E domain-containing protein produces the protein MLGKTAGSLYWMARYLERSENNARLIDAGFRIALTRSSTARSEWRSVLVTAGQDVAFRQAHGEDYTSQRVVDFLLRDPANPSSILSVVKRARDNARTARTYLTREVWEAVNTSWMTLGALLKRQVREDDLPDVLAAIRQQSAQVVGAFSGTMLRNDGYNFARLGTFLERADNTARILDVKYYLLLPSVAHIGSSIDNVQWETILRSVSAHRAYHWLYGAEISALKIAEFLILYKQMPRSLAFCCDQMNDNLGLLQRSYGEETEAVRMGMSICRDRLSRPIQSIFDGGLHEFITDFLRANAALARQIERDYRFVE, from the coding sequence ATGCTCGGGAAAACCGCAGGCAGCCTCTATTGGATGGCACGCTATCTCGAACGGAGCGAGAATAACGCGCGGCTGATCGACGCGGGGTTCCGCATTGCCCTGACGCGGTCGAGCACCGCGCGATCCGAATGGCGATCGGTGCTCGTCACCGCCGGACAGGATGTCGCGTTCCGGCAAGCGCATGGCGAGGACTATACATCGCAGCGCGTGGTCGATTTCCTGCTGCGCGATCCTGCCAACCCGTCGAGCATATTGTCGGTCGTCAAACGCGCGCGCGACAATGCCCGCACCGCGCGAACCTATTTGACGCGTGAGGTGTGGGAAGCGGTCAACACGAGCTGGATGACGCTCGGCGCGCTGCTCAAGCGCCAGGTGCGCGAGGACGATCTGCCCGACGTGCTCGCGGCGATCCGCCAGCAGAGTGCGCAGGTGGTCGGGGCTTTCTCTGGCACGATGCTGCGCAACGACGGCTATAATTTCGCGCGGCTCGGTACGTTCCTCGAACGCGCCGACAACACCGCGCGCATCCTCGACGTAAAATATTATCTGCTGCTGCCGTCGGTCGCGCATATCGGCAGTTCGATCGACAACGTGCAATGGGAGACGATCCTGCGCTCGGTATCGGCGCATCGCGCCTATCACTGGCTATACGGGGCGGAGATCAGCGCGCTCAAGATCGCCGAATTCCTGATCCTCTATAAACAGATGCCGCGCAGCCTTGCCTTCTGCTGCGATCAGATGAACGACAATCTCGGCCTGCTCCAGCGCAGCTATGGTGAGGAGACCGAGGCGGTGCGCATGGGAATGTCGATCTGTCGCGATCGGTTGTCGCGCCCCATCCAGTCGATTTTCGACGGCGGCCTGCACGAATTCATCACCGACTTTCTCCGCGCCAACGCTGCACTCGCGCGGCAGATCGAGCGCGATTACCGGTTCGTGGAGTGA
- a CDS encoding circularly permuted type 2 ATP-grasp protein: protein MTGQGGEIRSAYRDYSDWFDREDAARIQRKTQQAEAFFRTTGITFNVYGEDEADERLIPFDVVPRIISASEWRRLSRGIEQRVRALNAFLHDIYHRQEILRAGRVPTELISRNEAFLPMMMGMDPPGGVYTHISGIDIVRTGADEFYVLEDNARTPSGVSYMLENRETMLQMFPELFSKISVREVSDYPLNLLKSLAACAPPACGGTPTVAVLTPGIHNSAYFEHSFLADQMGAELVEGHDLRVVDGRVAMRTTQGYTPIDVLYRRVDDDFLDPLNFRPDSVLGVPGIWDVYRAGGITIANAPGTGIADDKALYSYMPDIIEFYTGEKALLPNVPTWRCSEPEHLREVLDRLPELVVKEVHGSGGYGMLVGPAASKKEIAAFRAKLEANPRNYIAQPTLSLSTVPIFTKAGLAPRHVDLRPFVLMSPQGIRITPGGLTRVAMKKGSLVVNSSQGGGTKDTWVLED from the coding sequence ATGACCGGGCAGGGCGGAGAAATCCGTTCGGCCTATCGCGACTATTCGGACTGGTTCGACCGCGAAGACGCTGCACGTATTCAGCGCAAGACACAGCAGGCCGAAGCCTTTTTCCGCACCACCGGCATCACCTTCAACGTCTATGGCGAGGATGAGGCCGACGAACGGCTGATCCCCTTCGATGTCGTTCCGCGCATCATCTCCGCGAGCGAGTGGCGCCGCCTGTCGCGCGGCATCGAACAGCGCGTGCGCGCGCTCAACGCCTTCCTCCACGATATCTATCACCGGCAGGAGATATTGCGCGCGGGTCGTGTGCCGACCGAACTCATTTCACGCAACGAAGCGTTCCTCCCGATGATGATGGGCATGGATCCGCCGGGCGGGGTCTATACGCACATCAGCGGCATCGACATCGTGCGCACCGGCGCCGACGAATTCTATGTGCTCGAGGACAATGCGCGCACGCCCTCGGGCGTCTCCTACATGCTCGAAAATCGCGAGACGATGCTCCAGATGTTTCCCGAACTGTTCTCGAAGATTTCGGTACGCGAGGTGAGCGACTATCCGCTCAATCTGCTGAAGTCGCTCGCCGCCTGCGCGCCGCCGGCGTGTGGCGGGACGCCGACCGTCGCGGTGCTGACGCCCGGCATCCACAACAGCGCCTATTTCGAGCACAGCTTCCTTGCCGATCAGATGGGCGCCGAGCTGGTCGAGGGGCATGACCTCCGCGTCGTCGACGGGCGCGTGGCGATGCGCACGACACAGGGCTATACGCCGATCGACGTTCTCTATCGCCGTGTCGACGACGACTTTCTTGACCCGCTCAATTTCCGGCCGGACTCGGTGCTCGGGGTGCCGGGTATCTGGGATGTCTATCGTGCCGGTGGGATCACGATCGCCAATGCGCCGGGGACAGGGATCGCCGACGACAAGGCGCTTTATAGCTATATGCCCGACATCATCGAATTTTATACGGGCGAGAAGGCGCTGCTTCCCAATGTGCCGACATGGCGCTGCAGCGAGCCCGAACATCTGCGCGAAGTGCTCGACCGTCTGCCCGAACTGGTGGTGAAGGAGGTCCACGGATCGGGCGGGTACGGGATGCTGGTCGGCCCGGCGGCGAGCAAGAAGGAGATTGCGGCGTTCCGCGCGAAACTGGAGGCGAACCCGCGTAACTATATCGCGCAGCCGACGCTGTCGCTGTCCACCGTGCCGATCTTCACCAAGGCGGGTCTGGCGCCGCGCCACGTCGATCTACGCCCCTTTGTGCTGATGTCGCCGCAAGGGATCCGGATCACGCCGGGCGGCCTGACGCGCGTCGCGATGAAAAAGGGGTCGCTTGTCGTGAACAGCAGTCAAGGCGGCGGCACCAAAGACACCTGGGTATTGGAAGACTGA